The following is a genomic window from Anaerolineales bacterium.
CGTCAACCAGGCCTGGTCGTTCACCTCTGGTCCGCACGGCGCCTGGGCGCCCAACGGCGCCCAGGCTTCGCTGGACTTTGCGCCCGGCAGCTTGCTGCCCGGCTGCGTGCCCTCAGACAGCCGGGTGGTGGCCTCCTCCGCCGGGCTGGTGGTGCGCAGCGGCATGGGCGTGCTGGTCTTGGATCTGGATGGGGATGGCTATGAACAGACCGGCTGGGTCTTGCTCTACTTGCATGTCACCAACAAAAGCCACCTGCGCGTTGGTGACTGGGTCAACCGGGGGGACTTCCTGGGCAACCCGTCCTGTGAGGGCGGGCAGGCCACTGGCACGCACTTGCACATCGCCCGCAAGTACAACGGCGAGTGGATCGCCGCCGGCGGTCCGCTGCCCTTCAATTTCAGTGGTTGGGTGGCCAAGTCAGGAGCCGCGCCCTACCTGGGTACGCTGGAGCGCGACGGGAACGTGGTCACCGCCTGCACCTGCGCCAATGCCGGCACGCGCATTGCGCGCCTGCCGGAAGACCCTTAGTCGCCCTGCGCGGCGGTCACAGCCTGGCGGAAAGCGTCCAGCGTTTGCAGGGCGGTCAGGTTGCGCCAGGCCCAGCCGGATTTCATGCGTGCCGGGTCATCAAAGTACGGCCCGGATACGGTCAGATGAAAGCCGTCGTCCTCCACGCCGTTGTTGGGCAGCCCCTGCACGGCTCGCCAGAAGTTCCATAAAGGCAGATCGTATTCCGCCGCCACAGAGGCAATTTCGGCATTGATGCTGTGGTCGCCTTCCAGGTTGTCGGCCTTGGTCGCCAGGATCGGCACCACACCCTCGGCGATCAGGTAGTCCACGATCGTGCGCAGGTGCTTGCCATACTCTTCCGCCCCGCGGTCGTTCCAGTTCTCTTCCAGGCTGACCAGCACCACGCTGGGGTTAAAGTGGCGCACCTCGCACATCAGGGAGTTCTCGGTGGGGTCGCACATTTGCTGGTTGGCCGCCAGCGGGGAGAGCAGACGGCCCACGTTCAGGCCGCCGGCCACCGCCAGGCTGTCGCGTGAATAGGAGCCAAAATACCAGTCGATGGTCTCCTGCAGGTAGGCGTACTCTTCCCCCAGGCTGTGGAAGCGCGGGTCTTCCAGCGCGCTCAGGAAATAGGTGGTGATGTTTTGGCAATCGCCGATCTTCGAAAAATGCTGCGGGTCGTTGCCGTTGGCCACGCCGCGCAGGTAGATTTGGATGGCCGTCTCTGAGAACTCTGGCACCACCGGGTAATCGCGCCAGTCGGCGGGGTGGTTGCCGCGCGGCAGGCGGGTTTCTGCCGCCGTTGGCTGCGTATTCTCGCTGGCGGCGACTGGCGTCAGGCTGGCCGTATTGCCGCCGGCTGCTTGCGCGCTGGTCGGGTCCGCGGCGTCTGTAGGCTGGCTGGCAGCCGCCGGGGCGGCACAAGCCGCCAGGCCCAGCAGGCTGACCAGCAACAGGAAAGTGATCTTCTTGAGCATCAGCGCTACGCTTGCGGTGCTGTTACTGGTAGCCGCACATGCGCCACTCGCCGCCCTCTTGACTGGCGAGATAGCTGCGCAGGCTCAGGTCGATCGATTCGGTCTCGCCGCCCGCATAGCTGAACAGGATCTCGCCCTGGCAGGCTACCGTGGCGTTGGAGCCGTCTTGTGTCACTACGTTGCAAGCCGCCCCGCTCAGGCTGACTTCCACGCCTTCAAAGGCGGCGCCTTCTGCGTTGGCGTTGGCTTCCCAGGCCGCGCAAGACAGGTTGACTGCAGCGACGTTGTCTCCGGCCACCAGCGCGTTCAGGTATTGCTCCACAACCGCCTCGGGTGAGCCGGCCGCTTGGCTGCTGCAGGCGCCCAGCAGCAGGGCGATAAGGGCAAGAGCAATGAGAAAGAAAAATGTGCGATTCACGAGATTAGACCTTTTCAGTAGAATGAAAACAGTGTACCAGAACGCGCTTTAGTGCTGTCTAAGAGAAGCGGCCAACTATGGCGCTGCCCGCTTCTCTCCGTATAATCTCGACATGCAGATTCGCAGTATCTCGGCGCGGCTGGCCGCCTTGGCCTGCCTGGCCATCTTCTTGGCGGCTTGCGCCCAACCCCCGCCCGGCCCGCAAGACACAATCCCCAGCCCGGGGGTCACTCCCAGCCTCACCCCCAGTCTGGCGGAAACCCAGCTGCCCACCTCCACCCCGCTGCCCACCCGGCCGGCCTATCAGCCGGGCCAACTGGTGGACTATGTCGTCCAGAACGGCGATACGCTGCTGGCCCTCGCCGTGCGCTTCAACACCACCGCCCGCGAGATCCGCGCCGCCAATCCGGTCATCCCGGACAACACCACCACCTTGCCGCCCGGTTTGCCGCTCAAGATCCCCATCTATTACCGCGCCTATTGGGGTTCTGCTTACCCCATCATCCCGGACAGCCAGTTCATCAACGGCCCGGCCGTGCTCGGCTTTGATACCCAGGCCTTTGTCGATACCCACCCCGGCTGGCTGCGCAACTACCGCGAATACGCTTCTGGCAGCATCCGCACTGGGGCTGGTTTGGTCGACCTGGTGGCGCTCAACTTCAGCGTCAGCCCGCGCCTGTTGCTGGCCTTGCTGGAATACCAATCCGGTGCGCTGAGCGCCCCTGTACCGGACACGGACGTGACCAACTACCCCATGGGCTACGAGGTCTTCCGCCATCGTGGCGTCTACCTCCAGTTGGTTTGGGCGGCCAACCAGCTCAACGATGGCTATTACCAGTGGCGCAATGGCAAGCTGATCGAGTTTGAACGTTCTGACGGCCTGATCTACCGGCCGGACCCCTGGCAAAACGCGGCCAGCGTCTCCCTGCAGGTCTTCTTCAATCGCACCGAAGATGTCTCCGGCTTCCAGGCCGCGATTGGGCCGGAAGGCCTGGCCCAGACCTTTGCCGGATTGTTCGGCGACCCCTGGGCGGCCGACCAGCCGCATCTGCCCGGCAGTTTGACCCAGCCGGAGCTGCGCCTGCCGTTCCCGCCTGGGCAGGCCTGGGCCTATACCGGCGGCCCGCACACCGCCTGGGGCCAGGCCCAGCCCTACGCCGCGCTGGACTTTGCCCCGGGCGAGCAGCGCGGCTGCACGCCCAGCCGCCAGTGGTCCACCGCCATGGCGGCGGGCAAGGTGGTGCGCACCGGTGAAGGCATCGTCGTGCTGGACCTGGACGGCGACGATGATGAACGCACCGGCTGGGTGCTCTTCTATTTGCATTTGCAGGATGACCAAAAGGTGGCCCTGGGCACGCAGGTGCAGGCCGGCCAGCCGCTGGGGCATCCCTCCTGTGAGGGCGGCTCGTCTACCGGCACGCACGTGCACGTGGCCCGCAAGTACAACGGCGAATGGATCGATGCGGCCGGCGCGCTGCCCTTTGTGATGGAAGGCTGGGTGCCGGTGGAGGGCAATGCCGCCTACGCAGGCTTGCTCACCCGCCTGGGTTACCAGGTGCGCGCCTGCACCTGCTCCGACGCTGCCAGCGCCATCCTCTCGCAGGCCCCTGCGGTGGCCTTGCCCACCCCGGCCCTGCAAGAGGCAGAAGAAACGCCCAGCAACTAGGCTGGGCGAATCTCGAACCGGCTGTCTATCTGCACGGCGTGCTTCAGCATGTTGTAGGCCGGGCAATATTTCTGCGTGGAAAGTTCGATGGCGCGTTCCACGGCCGCAGCTTCCACTCCCTCCCCGCTGACGATGTATTCCACCAGCACATGCGTCCACACCTTGGGGTATTCTTCGCGCCGCTCGGTGTTGACCCGTACCTGAAAAGCCTGTACGGGCTGGCGCTTCTTTTGCAGGATCGAGATCACGTCCATGCCGGTGCAGCCCGCCAACGCAAAAGCCATCAGCTCCATCGGCGAAAGGCCCGGGTTGTCGGCGTTGCCGCTCAGCTCCACGGGCAGCCCGCTCGGCCCCAGGGCGCTAAAGCCCAGGCTGTTCTTCCAATCCACTGCAACTTGCATGCACACCTCCAGAGATGGCGCGATTATAGTCCGCCGCCCGGGGCTGGGGTTCGCCGCCAAAAATTTCCCCGTTACAATCGTGCGCGTAGGCCCACATGATCCCAATTCGTCTCGCCATCGCCGGCTTTCTCTCCTATCGCAAACCGGTCGAACTGGATTTCACCCAGTTCGACCTGGCCTGCATTTCCGGCCCCAACGGGGCCGGAAAATCTGCCCTGCTGGACGCCATGACCTTCGCCCTGTTCGGCCAGGCGCGCGCCCGCGGCGATGCGCTGATCAACACCCACCGTGAGGTCAAGGCCGCCGAGGTGACCCTGACCTTTGGCTACGAAGGCAAC
Proteins encoded in this region:
- a CDS encoding OsmC family protein, translating into MQVAVDWKNSLGFSALGPSGLPVELSGNADNPGLSPMELMAFALAGCTGMDVISILQKKRQPVQAFQVRVNTERREEYPKVWTHVLVEYIVSGEGVEAAAVERAIELSTQKYCPAYNMLKHAVQIDSRFEIRPA
- a CDS encoding LysM peptidoglycan-binding domain-containing protein — translated: MQIRSISARLAALACLAIFLAACAQPPPGPQDTIPSPGVTPSLTPSLAETQLPTSTPLPTRPAYQPGQLVDYVVQNGDTLLALAVRFNTTAREIRAANPVIPDNTTTLPPGLPLKIPIYYRAYWGSAYPIIPDSQFINGPAVLGFDTQAFVDTHPGWLRNYREYASGSIRTGAGLVDLVALNFSVSPRLLLALLEYQSGALSAPVPDTDVTNYPMGYEVFRHRGVYLQLVWAANQLNDGYYQWRNGKLIEFERSDGLIYRPDPWQNAASVSLQVFFNRTEDVSGFQAAIGPEGLAQTFAGLFGDPWAADQPHLPGSLTQPELRLPFPPGQAWAYTGGPHTAWGQAQPYAALDFAPGEQRGCTPSRQWSTAMAAGKVVRTGEGIVVLDLDGDDDERTGWVLFYLHLQDDQKVALGTQVQAGQPLGHPSCEGGSSTGTHVHVARKYNGEWIDAAGALPFVMEGWVPVEGNAAYAGLLTRLGYQVRACTCSDAASAILSQAPAVALPTPALQEAEETPSN
- a CDS encoding SGNH/GDSL hydrolase family protein, which translates into the protein MLKKITFLLLVSLLGLAACAAPAAASQPTDAADPTSAQAAGGNTASLTPVAASENTQPTAAETRLPRGNHPADWRDYPVVPEFSETAIQIYLRGVANGNDPQHFSKIGDCQNITTYFLSALEDPRFHSLGEEYAYLQETIDWYFGSYSRDSLAVAGGLNVGRLLSPLAANQQMCDPTENSLMCEVRHFNPSVVLVSLEENWNDRGAEEYGKHLRTIVDYLIAEGVVPILATKADNLEGDHSINAEIASVAAEYDLPLWNFWRAVQGLPNNGVEDDGFHLTVSGPYFDDPARMKSGWAWRNLTALQTLDAFRQAVTAAQGD